The genomic stretch TATAACTGGGAAGACTGCGCCGAAGCCAGAAGAAACCCAAGGTCCTCCGCTGCAGGTCTGAAGCGCTCGATGAACTCGGGTCCGGATCCACCGCGCCAGTGAAACGCGAGCATCAGCGGAGGGACGCCTTGCTCGGTCGCGCCATCGCGCCCGTGAGCGGCGATAAGCTGGTCTGGAGGGTCAAGAGTGAATACTTCAAGCCTTGCGTTTGCCTGCGCCTCCTGCCAGCGCCTGCCGCTTTCCGCCAGGACCTTCGCCATCCGGGGCAGAGCTCGCGCCGCCTCGAGGTCCGGCTCTTGGAGAAGCGTAGACTCTGCCCACCACGCGCCATGGGCTAAACCCTGGGCTAGGGAGGACACAGCCTCTTCAGGCCGCCCCATGAGGCTGAGAAGGCATGCCCTCCAATACGCTGTCTTGGTAGTCCGGTCGGGGTAGGATCGAGCCGCCGACTCGGCGATTTCGAGCGCGCCGGCGAAATCCTTCGCCGCGTAAAGGTCGAACATCCAGGCCTGTAGCTCTTCGAAGGACGCGTGATCAGCCATAGGATCACCTCTTGGCGGTGAGTATTCGACCGGGGTTCGACCATTCCTTTCGGCACCCTGGGAAATGGGATCCTCGACAGGGTGCGTCGGCCCGGCCCCCCAGCGGCAATTACCTGCCCCCGGACTGGCCGCCCGATGAGCTGTGTTTACGGGTGACAAGATAGTAATAATAAGTGAGAGCGACGACCGCCGCGGATAGGATAGGAGGAAGATCGTCTGCTGCCGTGGCAGATACGGATTTTCCGACTATGGCTCCGCCGAGGCGCCCCTCCACCCGGCCCCCGGATACTATAAGGTCGCAGTCGAATCCAATTACGTCTCCCCCAACCCTGCCCTGTATGTGTTGGGCGCCGTGGAGAGCGATGTCTCTGCCGGCGATGCCGCCTCCGAGGCGCCCGGAAAGGGAATCCTCGGTATACTGGAACTCGGCGTCTTTCCCTATGATGCCGCCGCCGATCCTGCCCGTCACCCGGCCTGACCTTTGGTCGACCGAAAGGTCAACGTCGGCGCCGCGTATGAGCCCACCTATGCGCCCCCTGATGTAGGACGCGGAAGTCGAGACATCCACGGTGAAGCCCCCAATCAGCCCTCCGACTCGGCCACTGATCCTTCCGATGATACCACCTCACTCCTTGATCCACGCCCACGCCACCCGGTTGCCCGACATCGCGGTCTTGCCAATGCTCGGTTCGAACAGGCAGCCAAGCCAGGCCAGAACCCCCACATGGCATAGGTAATATGTGCCCGGGCTCGGAACTGGCTGCTCGCGCCAGGCCGTACACCCTCGCAACGATTCTGTCCGAGCTCGGGCTCCTTAACGTCACCGCGTCCAGCGCGCGCTGGATTGTTGCGGCGGCCACCGCCCGGTCAGCGTCAGCGATGTCCGGACCGGTGAAATCGCCGTGCCCCGGAACGACGGTAGTGCACAGAAGTGCCCCGACCTTCCTCATCTCGGTAATCCTCATTATACCATCGGCTGCCACTCCGAGATATCATCCGAAAGAGGTAGCCACAGAGTTGGGCGGTGTATGACAGCGGAAGTTCATCCAGCTTCCCCTGGTTCTCGGACGTCCCACAGGCCCACATCACAGGATCTCTCGAGTCTCATGCCAGAAGCAGACAGGTTGCTGGCCCCATAAAGGGAAGGTGAAACTCCGCGGGATGAGTATTGAGTAGTCTGAGGCAATCAGACCTATTTCGAAACGGAGGGCTTGAGTTGAGTAGCGAAACCGCTGGCAGTGACGTGAGTTCGATTCGGGCGCAGGTCAAGCTGTCACATGGAATGCTCCCAGTGGGCAGGCCCGGGAGGCTTTGGGCGTTGGTCACCTTGTCCGCCGACAAGGCGGCGATTGCGGGGTCCGGTGGCGAGGCCAAGGTGAAGCGGCTGCCGGTCAATATCAATGTGGTGCTCGATCGAAGCAGTTCGATGGCCGGGCAACCGCTTGAACAGGTGAAACAGGCGGCTAAGTTCCTGGTGGAACAGGTTGGAGCGGACGACTTCATGTCGGTGACCGTGTTCGACCACTATGTGGACACGGTCTTCCCGGCTCAGCGCGTGGTCAACAAAGATCTCCTGAAAGCCGCGATCCACTCGATTGAAGAGGGCTGGAGCACCAATCTCTCAGGCGGACTGCTTCGGGGCTATGAAGAGGCGCTGAAGGAATGCAGGCAGGGGCAGGTCAATCGGGTTCTGTTACTCACCGACGGGATGGCGAACGTAGGGATAACGGATCCCGCGACTCTATCCGCAAAAGCCCGTGCGCTGCTCGAAAAGAACGTGTCGCTCTCCACCATAGGGGTCGGCCTCCATTTCAACGAGGACCTCCTCATTGCCCTCGCTGACGCGGGCAATGGGTCCTACTACTATGTGAAGAGCGCTGAGCAGATCCCCAATGTTTTCGCAGCCGAACTCAAAGGGCTGCTGTCAGTGGTTGCGCAGGGCATCGCCTTGAAGGTGGACGGGCTTTCGGGCTGCCGGGTCACCATGGTGTACGGCTACGAGCCGTCGTTCACAGATAACGGCGCGTCCCTCTCCCTGCCCGACATGTTCCGCGATGAGGAAAAACGCTTGGTTGTGGAACTCTCGTATCCCGCGCTGCCCGGGGGGGAACACCCTCTGCTGCGCTTGAGTCTGTCGTATGCAGACGCATGCCGGACCCTTGCTCACACCAGTCTGGAGATCACCGCGAAGCTTGTTGCGACAGCGGACGTAAGCGAGCCCCATGAACCCGATTTTGAAGTGATCAAGGTCGTCGAACTTACAAGGACCGCCACAGCCAAGGACAGGATCGCTGAAGCGATGGATCGGGGCGACTACTCCCAAGCCCAGAATATTGTGGAAGAACGCCTGTCGGTTCTGGAGAGCCTGGCGCAAGCCGAGCGGGCGGACGATGAAGCGCTGCATGAAGAGATCGCCACTCTTCGCCAGTTGGACATGGGACGCTTGAAAGATGCCGATGACTCTCTTGTGGCAGAGACGCGCAAGGACCTTCGGAGCCAGAGCTACCAGGTCATGCGAGGTCAGTCTAATTACCGATCTCCCAAGCAAGCGGGGGACTAGGTGTTTGTGGGAGTCAAGGCCGCCGTGCGGAGGGTTTTCCACGGCTCAGGGCCACATGCCAGTGGGTTTCCGTGCAGCCCAGAATCGTGTCCCCGAGGACTTCCCGCGGCTCAGGCGAAGATGAAACAGGCTGCTCGCATATTGGGGGGGTCGGCGCGGTTGGCCTTCGAGAAGATCCTTGTTGTGGATGACGACCCCCCCATCGCGGACCTGGTCGCCTTGAACCTACGGAAACAAGGCTACGACGTAGCCACGGCAGGCTGCGGCGAAGAGGCGATCCAAGCCGTCGGGCATGGCGATTTCTCACTAGTCGTCCTCGACATAATGATGCCTGGGATGGACGGCTTCGAGACCCCGTCGGAGATAAGGAAACGCTCGGACATCTCCGTGATCCTCCTGAGCGCGAGAGGGGACGAGCCTGACAAGATCATCGGATTCGGGCTCGGGGCGGACGACTATATCACCAAATCCTTCTCTCCGGGCGAACTCGGCGGCGAGAGTAAGAGCCCACCTTCGGCGATACAGAAGCGGCGCCGGGCGGGGAGCGGCGACCCATCCACCGGGACAAGACTTGGATAGCCCATCTGACCCAGGCGATGCCGGGAGGTCCAGCCGGGACGCGGCCCGCAGCCGAACCTCCTCTGGAGTGAGGGA from Bacillota bacterium encodes the following:
- a CDS encoding response regulator, translated to MAFEKILVVDDDPPIADLVALNLRKQGYDVATAGCGEEAIQAVGHGDFSLVVLDIMMPGMDGFETPSEIRKRSDISVILLSARGDEPDKIIGFGLGADDYITKSFSPGELGGESKSPPSAIQKRRRAGSGDPSTGTRLG
- a CDS encoding VWA domain-containing protein — encoded protein: MSSETAGSDVSSIRAQVKLSHGMLPVGRPGRLWALVTLSADKAAIAGSGGEAKVKRLPVNINVVLDRSSSMAGQPLEQVKQAAKFLVEQVGADDFMSVTVFDHYVDTVFPAQRVVNKDLLKAAIHSIEEGWSTNLSGGLLRGYEEALKECRQGQVNRVLLLTDGMANVGITDPATLSAKARALLEKNVSLSTIGVGLHFNEDLLIALADAGNGSYYYVKSAEQIPNVFAAELKGLLSVVAQGIALKVDGLSGCRVTMVYGYEPSFTDNGASLSLPDMFRDEEKRLVVELSYPALPGGEHPLLRLSLSYADACRTLAHTSLEITAKLVATADVSEPHEPDFEVIKVVELTRTATAKDRIAEAMDRGDYSQAQNIVEERLSVLESLAQAERADDEALHEEIATLRQLDMGRLKDADDSLVAETRKDLRSQSYQVMRGQSNYRSPKQAGD